ACGGCTGAAGCCGTGCCCTTAACGAGACGCTCGGAGTGGTGAGGATAGGCTAAGCGCTGAAGGTGTACGGCGGGCGCTGGGGGCGGGAGAGTAGGGCGTTGGCGGGGTCGTTCTTTAGGAACTTCTCTTTGGCTGGGTCCCAGTACATGTGGCGGTTGGTCTTCATCGCGATGTGGTGCAGGAGGCAGGTGGAGCAGGCGCGGTGGCCGATCTCTACCGGGGCAGTTGGGGGTTTGCGGGTCTTGATGCAGTCGAGCCAGTTTCCGTGCTGGTCGTCGCTCTGGTAGGCGTGCCACTCGTTGGGGCCGATGATTGAGGTCAGGATTTTTGGGTCAGAGGCTTCGAGGGGTTCGAGCTTGATGGCTTTGCCGCCGGCGTCGGTGGGTGTGGTCATCTCGTCGCGACGGACGAAGAGCCAGCCCTTAGTGCCGACCCACTTGATGCCATTGTTGAAGTCGCCGGAGATGTCCATGGTGATGCCGTTGGCGTAGACGGCGTGGGTGAGGAACTTGCCGTGGACGTTCCAGAGCCCGGAGGTGGGAAACTCGGCGGTGCCCCAGATTTCTACGGGGCCGGTGAGTTCGGTGTTCATGCCCCAGTGGGCGGTGTCGACGTGATGGGCTCCCCAGCCGGTGATCATGCCGGCTCCGAACTGCTCGCAGCGGAGCCAGCCGGGGCGGTCGAAGCCGGAGGTGGGCATGACGCGGTCGAGGGTATACGGGACCTCGGGGGTCGAGCCGAGCCAGGCGTCGTACTGGAAGTCCGAGGGGATGGGCATGGTGGCGGGATTGCCGCCGGCGGGGTCTCCGGGGAGGCCGATTTCGACGTGCTTGATCTCGCCGATGCGGCCGTTGCGGACTAACTCGACGGCGCGGAGGAACTGCTTCCAGGAACGCTGCTGGCTGCCGATCTGGAGGATGCGGTCGGTGTTCTGGACGGAGTCCGAGAGGTGGCGGCCTTCGGCAATGGTGAGGGATGCGGGCTTCTGGAGGTAGACGTCCTTGCCCGCACGGACGGCGTCGACGGCGACGATGGCGTGCTGGTGGTCGGGCGTGCTGATGACGACGGCGTCTATATCCTTATTGGCGAGGAGTTCATGGTAGTTCGAGTAGCCGGTGACACCGTCGTAGGGCTTGCCGGATTTCTTGGCGTAGACGCCGTTGATGAGCGCCTTGCCCTCTTCGACGCGGTGCG
This genomic window from Granulicella sibirica contains:
- a CDS encoding Gfo/Idh/MocA family oxidoreductase yields the protein MEAKRIEGVSRRRFLKTSLGAAAAAGFPTILPSSVFGENSPSNRINIGAIGCGRISRGHDLPGIWKYDNAHIMAVCDLSAHRVEEGKALINGVYAKKSGKPYDGVTGYSNYHELLANKDIDAVVISTPDHQHAIVAVDAVRAGKDVYLQKPASLTIAEGRHLSDSVQNTDRILQIGSQQRSWKQFLRAVELVRNGRIGEIKHVEIGLPGDPAGGNPATMPIPSDFQYDAWLGSTPEVPYTLDRVMPTSGFDRPGWLRCEQFGAGMITGWGAHHVDTAHWGMNTELTGPVEIWGTAEFPTSGLWNVHGKFLTHAVYANGITMDISGDFNNGIKWVGTKGWLFVRRDEMTTPTDAGGKAIKLEPLEASDPKILTSIIGPNEWHAYQSDDQHGNWLDCIKTRKPPTAPVEIGHRACSTCLLHHIAMKTNRHMYWDPAKEKFLKNDPANALLSRPQRPPYTFSA